From the Taeniopygia guttata chromosome 20, bTaeGut7.mat, whole genome shotgun sequence genome, one window contains:
- the LOC101232850 gene encoding uncharacterized protein isoform X8 yields the protein MAGSAGCAELSPGSLRRRLRSAEEAQQRQAGLVRQLQNEVLQYQTWCRELEQQVKAGGGSLPGRWEATADHSLEKALLQVEEEQQRCENLAEVNTLLREHLDKASEVNSALKEDVGKLTVDWMRAREELEVKESEWRSERELYDNYFRGEHNRLLSLWRQVVTFRRHFLEMKTATDRDLSELKAEQMRLSGSILVNCSRLNSCVQLRESIPLGKPVLKDQAEQEVIALPVGCDMEKKELQDRAALHSPVSVSSQTLAFNGKDGKKYLPDRNSSKVMELSALLVQSQKQNEEKEKTMKTLNDTVEILESSWIEKEFAASLTNSAKEENLFLQKLIKNITEAERSVAELTGAQNKLNAERADLQAAAAKMSSINEALALDKVQLNKYVWQLEQEKEVLSAKVDEMERAKICEQEKLNFCERENKELCAEKARLEQLLKEAEEQREELWLELRTLGEEKAETEEKFRQVSQEQESLGRALEQLRQESSGQEHEMAQVCREKELLGREKAALEGRLAATERHQHDLSKQLAETRSAKESLESRLFAAQQQISQLEVTREHLEAQVLIVTQTKEVIEGEVMCLQRELEAERALRRQEREDTAQQLLQAEQQHHESLRLQGTAQQLEIKKLLQDLSSERERHHAEMQETLEQWEKEKAEREQEHKKVLFEMRQKVATLLAQQEEERTRFEDAKREVLLEEQKEKSALSEALLQTQGELSQAHQQVQQLRQELKEQQEKGQTIEANLQAELQAARSEVQTAQRRHEEELQGLKEEMNLLLEHREALEKQVGELTSQLAASRESQEMTVQRAQQDVREAQEESRQKQLEVEHTQKMLEEAKQQNKELQVHLQNLERERNRWEEVAQQNSELQASVNALESEKARLTLSLEEKHLSLRTLEENNLAQINQVSQLRSALTQAEELHSEHRREMQELNTQIQALQDTVLQMEASQATREQQLLQELEESRAGECSLRDSVNVLEAEVSELRVRLQSSENRAEALAIQCQQASGAHQETQSQLDKLLLVLQHMIRDNRDLVTWSSEEGHVMGLTASQAGDVPAELTVDRVAAALQDLQQHLEHSQKDLKDARNKIHALELELGTGQDQMDILKASNQELQIQLDEYQTAMLRTEHQKTSLENALKEETIALQEEAVTLRQEVASLKRKLENLEKERKDVLHELDRLQADKEKLEYEIKLLEESVTASETRANTAIEKNHALEQELQTALSMLKIKNEEVQNQGKKMEILQKEAAETSTLQEHLTRVTAILSEREGEMKLYQEQMRLLEKQKEMHKTALNQVIKDITGKEQKTESQQEQIQELEKQQEKQRIVLSKMSQELEEKDQEIRSQQELIRELEKQLELQNSAVSRVSKELEERHLEIKFQEEKIMILEQHGAVQVRNLLVDLDDMKGNLKEKRLELLSLTQQIQELEKEREDVKCLNASLEHLRTVLKDRESECDTQREELRLLQQHKEQQDRHLQELLGKVEIMTLSLSKKDQELESQQKQTQEVEEVMEMRLKTVRDQLEQTLATLKEKERLMDIQKQQTRSYEEKKEEQINVLHRDLEYSKTILKEKDLMIESQKELIETFQKQKQDSEQQKQILQCLQVELKEKEQEILSLRKQCEACKEKEEKHEAEQRNFQATTLTLKEKEDKICVLEDAITKLQQQKEETAVQTKAILQKLEYAASSLEARNQEIVSLQVHVQDLREQKEMAGKQAKSLEQDLDKARQMLKKINLEFLKQTEQINTFQLREESMKVALTSCQKQVTLFEEVVKKKDEDNDALRHNLQHVEEELKTLQNLQPRLTEKNEEVRHDGEQELLKEAFPEREGEIMAQSEQKQLEVEIRALREDLQHVQQTLTKKDKEIKDQTHRIRYLKKTLIEREQELRRQSELLKELTLALQWKDEGETQKKQIQKLQKWEEEVEKRKILQVRDHLLQRQKEIAQQLEAEREANDKELAYVAAALEQRENREHEWRENAQVMSAALSKNEMANGNLKKEITILQRMISERDTDLFHQQVGTGIYLQSTPESLSYSSASSHEEAVAEGEQLSWLSEKRLMLQSLECLQRAVAKLEDDKVELKQQNTELRRTLEQVEHERRKLKRCFRGRLFPGASGVSLSESDQCKLPASGQEESHAHCSQRLVELQNQVSLLQAQLAQDRQHWQNYAESCAKTSQELSDLHEELSCSFAAVLKEPKAAVLEKEAQKLDRSLNLNSALTSLGHQSLERQPEYPRARPARNNGDLR from the exons aTGGCGGGCAGCGCCGGCTGCGCGGAGCTCAGCCCGGGCTCgctgcggcggcggctgcggagCGCGGAGGAGGCGCAGCAGCGCCAGGCGGGGCTGGTGCGACAGCTGCAGAACGAG GTACTGCAGTACCAGACCTGGTGTCGAGAGTTGGAGCAGCAAGTGAAAGCTGGAGGG GGATCCCTTCCAGGCAGGTGGGAAGCCACAGCAGACCACAGCCTGGAGAAAGCACTGCTTCAGGTGGAAGAGGAGCAGCAAAG GTGTGAGAATCTGGCAGAAGTAAACACTCTCCTGCGGGAGCACCTCGATAAAGCCAGTGAGGTTAATTCCGCCCTCAAAGAAGATGTTGGAAAACTGACGGTGGATTGGATGAGGGCCcgggaggagctggaggtgaagGAGAGTGAATGGCGCAGTGAACGTGAG CTTTATGACAACTACTTCAGAGGGGAACATAACCGTCTGCTCAGCTTGTGGCGGCAGGTGGTGACCTTCCGCCGCCACTTCCTGGAAATGAAGACTGCCACGGACCG AGACTTGTCAGAGCTGAAGGCAGAACAAATGAGGCTTTCTGGATCTATTCTTGTGAACTGCTCTCGCCTGAACTCCTGTGTGCAGCTCAGGGAGTCCATCCCTCTGGGTAAACCTGTCCTGAAGGATCAGGCAGAGCAGGAAGTGATAGCCTTACCAGTCGGGTGTGACATGGAGAAGAAAGAGCTTCAGGACAG ggcagccctgcacagccctgtgtCTGTCTCCAGTCAAACTCTTGCCTTCAACggaaaggatggaaaaaagTATCTGCCTGACAGAAATTCTTCCAA GGTGATGGAGCTCTCAGCCTTGCTTGTACAGTCTCAGAAGCAGAacgaggagaaggagaagacCATGAAAACACTTAACGACACAGTGGAGATTCTA GAATCAAGTTGGATAGAGAAAGAATTTGCAGCTTCGTTGACTAACAGTGCCAAAGAAGAGaatcttttccttcaaaagctCATTAAAAATATCACTGAG GCAGAACGGTCAGTGGCAGAGCTGACAGGGGCTCAGAACAAGCTGAATGCTGAAAGAGCTGATCtacaggctgcagcagccaagaTGAGCAGCATCAATGAAGCTCTTGCATTGGACAAAGTGCAGCTCAACAAATACGTGTGGCAG CTGGAGCAAGAGAAGGAAGTTTTGTCTGCTAAAGTGGATGAGATGGAGAGAGCAAAGATCTGTGAGCAGGAGAAGCTGAACTtctgtgaaagagaaaacaaagagcttTGTGCAGAGAAAGCCCGGCTagagcagctgctgaaggaagcagaggagcaacgggaggagctgtggctggagcTTAGGAcgctgggagaggagaaagcagaaaCCGAGGAGAAATTCCGTCAG GTTTCCCAGGAGCAAGAGTCATTGGGcagggctctggagcagctgcgCCAGGAATCCTCTGGCCAAGAGCATGAAATGGCTCAGGTGTGCAgagagaaggagctgctgggccgTGAGAAGGCTGCCCTTGAGGGCCGACTGGCAGCCACAGAGCGCCACCAACATGACCTTTCCAagcagctggcagagaccaG GTCAGCAAAGGAGAGCCTGGAATCCAGGCTGtttgctgctcagcagcagataTCCCAGCTGGAGGTGACCAGGGAACATCTGGAGGCTCAAGTGCTCATAGTCACACAGACCAAGGAGGTGATAGAAG GAGAAGTGATGTGCTTGCAACGTGAGCtggaagcagagagagctctCAGGAGGCAGGAAAGGGAGGACACAGCTcaacagctcctgcaggcagagcagcagcatcacgAAAGCCTCAGGCTTCAGGGAACTGCtcagcagctggaaataaagAAGCTCCTGCAAGACCTG TCAAGTGAGCGTGAAAGGCACCATGCAGAGATGCAGGAGACGCTAGAGCaatgggaaaaagagaaggcagagagagagcaggagcacAAGAAGGTGCTGTTTGAGATGAGGCAGAAAGTTGCCACCCTGCTGGCCCAACAAGAAGAGGAACGAACTAGATTTGAAGATGCCAAGCGAGAG gtgctgctggaagagCAGAAGGAGAAGAGTGCTTTATCAGAGGCACTGCTCCAAACTCAGGGAGAGCTCAGCCAAGCACACCAGCAggtccagcagctcaggcaggagctgaaagAGCAGCAAGAGAAGGGGCAG accATTGAGGCAAATCtgcaagctgagctgcaggcagctcgcAGTGAAGTCCAGACAGCGCAGAGGAGGCACGAGGAAGAGCTACAAGGCCTCAAAGAGGAAATGAATCTCCTCCTTGAGCACAGGGAGGCTTTAGAAAAGCAG GTGGGAGAGTTGACATCTCAGCTGGCAGCCTCCCGAGAGTCCCAGGAAATGACTGTCCAGAGAGCCCAGCAAGATGTGAGGGAGGCCCAGGAAGAGTCCAGGCAGAAGCAGTTGGAGGTTGAGCACACCCAGAAGATGCTGGAGGAggcaaaacaacagaacaaggAGCTGCAAGTGCATCTGCAGAACTTGGAGAGGGAAAGGAATCGATGGGAAGAAGTGGCacagcaaaattcagaattGCAGGCTTCTGTGAATGCCCTAGAGAGTGAAAAAGCCAG GCTGACTCTGTCTCTGGAAGAAAAGCATCTGAGCCTCAGAACCCTGGAAGAAAACAACCTGGCCCAGATCAATCAAGTGTCTCAGCTTCGTTCTGCCCTTACCCAGGCCGAGGAGCTCCACTCAGAGCATAGAAGAGAAATGCAGGAGCTCAACACCCAG ATCCAGGCCCTGCAGGACACAGTGCTGCAGATGGAGGCTTCCCAGGCAACTcgagagcagcagctgctgcaggaactggAGGAGTCTCGAGCAGGAGAATGTTCTTTGAGGGACTCTGTGAACGTGCTGGAGGCTGAGGTGTCTGAGCTGCGTGTGAGGCTCCAGAGCTCCGAGAACCGAGCAGAGGCCTTGGCCATACAGTGTCAACAGGCCAGTGGTGCCCATCAGGAAACTCAATCCCAGCTGGACAAACTGCTGTTGGTTCTCCAGCATATGATCAGGGACAACAGAGACTTGGTCACTTGGAGCTCAG AAGAGGGTCATGTCATGGGTCTAACTGCTTCTCAGGCTGGAGATGTCCCTGCAGAGCTTACAGTGGACAgagtggcagcagctctgcaagacctgcagcagcacctggaacattcccagaaaGATCTG AAGGATGCAAGGAACAAGATACACGCCTTGGAActggagctgggcacagggcaggatCAGATGGACATTCTCAAAGCCAGCAATCAGGAGCTGCAGATACAGTTGGATGAATATCAGACAG caaTGTTGAGGACAGAGCACCAGAAGACCTCTCTAGAAAATGCCTTGAAGGAAGAGACCATTGCCTTGCAGGAAGAGGCTGTGACTCTTCGTCAGGAGGTGGCATCTCTGAAGAGGAAATTGGAgaacctggagaaggaaaggaaggatgtgcTG CATGAATTGGACAGGCTGCAGGCAGATAAAGAAAAACTAGAGTATGAGATAAAACTTCTGGAGGAATCAGTCACAGCCTCTGAAACCCGAGCAAATACAGCAATAGAGAAGAATCACGCCCTTGAACAAGAACTCCAAACTGCCCTGTCcatgttaaaaattaaaaatgaggaAGTGCAAAAccaggggaagaaaatggagaTTCTTCagaaggaggcagcagagaCCAGCACTTTGCAGGAGCATCTCACTCGTGTGACTGCCATCCTGtcagagagggagggagaaatgAAGTTGTACCAAGAGCAGATGAGACTgttggaaaagcagaaagaaatgcatAAAACTGCTCTTAATCAGGTTATTAAGGACATAACAGGGAAAGAACAGAAGACAGAATCCCAACAGGAACAGATACAGGAGTTGGAGaagcagcaagaaaagcagAGGATCGTTTTAAGCAAAATGAGCCAAGAGCTGGAAGAGAAGGACCAAGAGATCAGATCCCAGCAAGAACTGATaagggagctggagaagcagTTAGAATTGCAGAACTCTGCTGTCAGCAGGGTAAGCAAAGAGCTGGAGGAGAGACACCTGGAGATCAAATTCCAGGAggagaaaataatgattttagAACAGCATGGTGCAGTACAAGTCAGAAATCTGCTTGTGGATCTTGATGATATGAAAGGAAACCTGAAGGAGAAAAGGTTGGAGCTTCTTTCTCTGACTCAACAGATTCAAGAactggaaaaggagagagaagatgTGAAATGTCTAAATGCTAGCCTTGAACACCTCAGGACTGTTCTTAAGGACAGAGAGAGTGAGTGTGACACTCAAAGGGAAGAGTTAAGGCTcttgcagcagcacaaggaacAGCAAGACAGGCATCTACAAGAGCTTCTTGGTAAAGTAGAAATCATGACACTTTCTTTATCTAAGAAAGATCAAGAGCTTGAGTCACAACAAAAGCAAACGCAGGAAGTTGAAGAAGTCATGGAAATGCGGTTAAAGACTGTCCGTGACCAACTGGAGCAGACCTTAGCaaccttaaaagaaaaagaaagacttATGGACATCCAAAAGCAACAAACAAGGAgctatgaggaaaaaaaagaggaacagATCAATGTCTTGCACAGAGACTTAGAATACTCTAAGACAATATTGAAAGAAAAGGATTTAATGATTGAATCTCAGAAGGAACTGATTGAGACCTtccaaaaacaaaagcaagacTCTGAACAGCAGAAGCAAATTCTGCAGTGTCTTCAAGTGGAACTAAaggaaaaagagcaggaaattTTGTCCCTTAGAAAGCAATGTGAGGCAtgcaaggaaaaggaggaaaagcatGAAGCTGAGCAAAGAAATTTCCAGGCAACAACACTgactctgaaagaaaaagaagacaagaTTTGTGTTCTGGAGGATGCCATCACAAAGCTTCaacagcagaaggaagaaaCAGCGGTGCAGACTAAAGCCATACTGCAAAAACTAGAATACGCTGCATCTTCTCTTGAAGCTAGAAATCAAGAGATAGTATCTTTGCAAGTGCATGTCCAGGACCTTCGAGAGCAGAAGGAGATGGCAGGCAAGCAGGCCAAAAGTCTAGAGCAGGATCTAGACAAAGCAAGGCAGATGTTGAAGAAGATCAATTTGGAGTTCCTCAAGCAGACGGAGCAAATTAACACGTTCCAGCTTCGTGAAGAAAGCATGAAAGTAGCACTAACATCATGCCAGAAGCAAGTGACTCTATTTGAGGAAGTGGTGAAGAAGAAAGATGAGGACAATGACGCTCTTAGGCATAATCTCCAGCACGTAGAAGAAGAACTGAAGACTTTGCAGAATCTCCAGCCCAGGCTAACTGAGAAGAATGAAGAGGTTAGACATGATGGAGAGCAAGAGCTCCTGAAAGAAGCCTTCCctgagagagaaggagagatCATGGCTCAAAGTGAGCAAAAGCAGTTAGAAGTGGAAATAAGAGCTCTTCGGGAAGATCTCCAGCATGTTCAGCAGACTCTGACAAAGAAGGATAAAGAGATCAAGGACCAGACACACAGAATCAGGTATTTAAAGAAGACTCTGATAGAAAGAGAACAAGAGCTTAGGAGGCAGAGTGAGCTCCTGAAAGAATTAACATTGGCTTTGCAATGGAAAGATGAAGGGGAAAcccaaaagaaacaaatccaaaaactccaaaaatgGGAGGAAGAAGTAGAGAAGAGGAAAATTCTCCAGGTGAGAGACCATCTCTTGCAAAGGCAGAAGGAAATTGCCCAACAGTTGGAAGCTGAGAGGGAAGCCAATGACAAAGAGTTGGCATATGTGGCTGCTGCTttggagcagagagaaaacagagaacatgaATGGAGAGAGAACGCTCAAGTCATGAGTGCTGCACTGAGCAAGAATGAAATGGCCAATGGGAatctgaagaaagaaataaccATCCTGCAGAGAATGATTTCAGAGAGAGACACAGACCTATTTCATCAACAGGTAGGCACTGGCATTTATCTTCAGTCCACTCCAGAGTCCCTGAGCTATTCCAGTGCTTCTTCCCATGAAGAG GCTGTTGCTGAAGGGGAGCAGCTGTCATGGCTGTCAGAGAAGAGACTCATGTTGCAGAGCCTGGAATGTCTGCAGCGAGCAGTTGCAAAGCTGGAAGATGATAAGGTGGAGCTCAAGCAACAAAACACTGAACTCAGGAGGACTCTTGAGCAG GTGGAACACGAACGAAGGAAACTGAAGAGATGTTTTAGGGGTCGGTTAttcccaggtgcctctggagTTTCTCTCTCTGAGTCTGACCAGTGCAAGTTGCCCGCTTCTGGACAG gAGGAGTCTCATGCTCACTGCAGTCAGCGCTTAGTTGAATTACAGAACCAG gtgtccctgctgcaggcacagctggcccAAGACCGACAGCACTGGCAGAACTACGCTGAGAGCTGTGCAAAGACCAGCCAGGAGCTGTCAGACCTTCATGAGGAGCTGTCCTGTTCCTTCGCTGCTGTGCTCAAAGAGCCCAAAGCTGCTGTTCTGGAAAAAGAGGCTCAGAAGCTGGATCGGTCTCTGAACCTGAACTCAGCACTGACATCCCTGGGCCATCAGTCTCTGGAGAGACAGCCAGAGTATCCAAGAGCCAGACCTGCCAGAAACAATGGTGACCTAAGGTAA